The following are encoded in a window of Pseudomonas sp. JQ170C genomic DNA:
- a CDS encoding Nudix family hydrolase: protein MKRVHVAAAVIRGVDGRILIARRADSQHQGGLWEFPGGKVEEGEAVEVALARELNEELGIVVSAARPLIKIKHDYPDKQVLLDVWEVSGFSGEPHGAEGQPLAWVTARELPQYDFPEANQPIVAAARLPGEYLITPDGLEVPQMLRGIQKAIAGGIKLVQLRAPNMYDPKYRDVAVDAVGLCAGKAQLMLKGPLEWLGDFPAAGWHLTSEQLRKYASKGRPFPKERWLAASCHNAEELDLAEQMGVDFVTLSPVQATQTHPDAQPLGWEQAQQLIAGFSKPVYLLGGVGAAEREKAWQHGAQGVAGIRAFWPEV from the coding sequence GTGAAACGTGTACATGTAGCGGCTGCGGTAATCCGGGGTGTTGACGGTCGTATCCTGATTGCCCGCCGCGCCGATAGCCAGCACCAGGGGGGCTTGTGGGAGTTTCCTGGGGGCAAGGTGGAGGAGGGCGAAGCAGTCGAAGTCGCCCTGGCCCGCGAGCTGAATGAAGAGCTGGGTATCGTCGTCAGCGCCGCCCGGCCGCTGATCAAGATCAAGCATGACTACCCGGACAAACAGGTGTTGCTGGATGTCTGGGAAGTCAGCGGCTTCAGCGGTGAACCCCATGGCGCCGAAGGCCAGCCGCTGGCCTGGGTGACGGCCCGTGAATTGCCGCAGTACGACTTCCCCGAGGCGAACCAGCCGATCGTCGCGGCAGCACGGCTGCCGGGTGAGTACCTGATTACCCCGGATGGCCTGGAAGTGCCGCAGATGCTGCGCGGCATCCAGAAGGCCATTGCCGGCGGGATCAAGCTGGTGCAATTGCGCGCCCCGAACATGTACGACCCCAAGTATCGCGATGTGGCGGTAGATGCGGTGGGTTTGTGTGCAGGCAAGGCGCAACTCATGCTCAAGGGGCCGTTGGAGTGGTTGGGTGATTTCCCGGCTGCCGGCTGGCACCTGACCTCCGAGCAGTTGCGCAAGTATGCGAGTAAGGGCCGGCCGTTTCCGAAAGAGCGCTGGCTGGCGGCGTCTTGCCACAACGCCGAGGAGCTGGACCTGGCCGAGCAGATGGGCGTGGACTTCGTCACCCTGTCGCCGGTGCAGGCGACCCAGACGCACCCTGATGCCCAGCCGCTGGGCTGGGAACAGGCGCAGCAACTGATCGCGGGCTTCAGCAAGCCGGTGTATCTGCTTGGCGGTGTGGGTGCTGCCGAGCGGGAGAAGGCCTGGCAGCATGGTGCCCAGGGTGTTGCGGGTATCCGGGCGTTCTGGCCTGAGGTTTGA
- a CDS encoding glutathione S-transferase family protein, with translation MSYHLIIGDKLYSSWSLRGALALELAGADYEETLIKLNQPDTRARLLEHSPTAKVPLLKCEHGVIADSLAIAEYLAERHPEANLWPTDIGARAQARSACAQMHSGFFALRGNMPFDLSRDEALENMPLDVQVDIDRIVALWSECRLAAKQAGPFLFGTPSLADAFFAPVAVRLRTYRVEVPAEAAAYIETIYNWPAFQAWQKAGLAEREG, from the coding sequence ATGAGCTACCACCTGATCATCGGCGACAAGCTGTATTCCTCCTGGTCGCTGCGCGGCGCCCTGGCCCTTGAACTGGCCGGCGCTGACTACGAAGAAACCCTGATCAAACTCAATCAGCCAGATACCCGCGCGCGCCTGCTCGAGCATTCGCCCACCGCCAAGGTGCCGCTGCTCAAGTGCGAGCATGGCGTGATTGCCGATTCGCTGGCCATCGCCGAGTACCTGGCCGAGCGTCACCCCGAAGCCAATCTGTGGCCGACCGATATCGGCGCCCGCGCCCAGGCACGTTCCGCCTGCGCGCAGATGCACAGCGGCTTCTTCGCCTTGCGCGGCAACATGCCGTTCGACCTGTCTCGCGATGAAGCGCTGGAGAACATGCCGCTGGATGTACAGGTCGACATCGACCGCATCGTCGCGCTGTGGTCCGAATGCCGCCTGGCCGCCAAGCAAGCCGGTCCATTCCTGTTCGGCACGCCAAGCCTGGCAGACGCCTTCTTTGCACCGGTCGCCGTGCGCCTGCGCACGTATCGGGTAGAGGTGCCGGCTGAGGCGGCGGCCTACATCGAGACAATCTACAACTGGCCAGCCTTCCAGGCTTGGCAGAAAGCTGGCCTGGCGGAGCGTGAAGGGTGA
- the argJ gene encoding bifunctional glutamate N-acetyltransferase/amino-acid acetyltransferase ArgJ has translation MAVGLGPLPTLHPVPGFELGIASAGIKRPGRKDVVVMRCAEGSSVAGVFTLNAFCAAPVILAKQRVQGTVRYLLTNTGNANAGTGAPGLAAAERTCAKLAELTGVDASAVLPFSTGVIGEPLPVEKIEGALQAALDNLSENHWAEAATGIMTTDTLPKGASRQFQHEGVTITVTGISKGAGMIRPNMATMLGYIATDAKVAPHVLKDLMLDGANKSFNRITIDGDTSTNDCCMLIATGKAAVAEVTEARGPLFEALKKAVFEVCMEVAQAIVRDGEGATKFVTVEVNGGGNHQECLDVGYAVAHSPLIKTALFASDPNWGRILAAVGRAGVPDLDVSLIDVYLGDVCIASKGGRSATYTEAQGSAVMAEEEITIRIELGRGQCSETIWTTDLSHEYVKINAEYRT, from the coding sequence ATGGCTGTTGGTCTTGGTCCTTTGCCAACGTTGCACCCGGTTCCAGGTTTTGAACTCGGCATCGCCTCTGCGGGTATCAAGCGCCCGGGGCGCAAGGACGTAGTGGTCATGCGCTGTGCCGAAGGCTCCAGCGTTGCCGGTGTGTTCACCCTCAACGCGTTCTGCGCCGCCCCCGTGATCCTGGCCAAGCAGCGCGTGCAGGGTACTGTTCGCTACCTGCTGACCAACACCGGCAATGCCAACGCCGGCACCGGTGCACCGGGATTGGCCGCCGCCGAGCGCACCTGTGCCAAGCTGGCTGAGCTGACCGGCGTCGATGCCAGTGCGGTGCTGCCGTTCTCCACCGGTGTGATCGGCGAGCCGCTGCCGGTCGAGAAGATCGAAGGCGCCCTGCAGGCCGCCCTCGACAATCTGTCGGAAAACCACTGGGCCGAGGCCGCCACCGGCATCATGACCACCGACACCCTGCCCAAGGGTGCCAGCCGTCAGTTCCAGCACGAAGGCGTGACCATCACCGTTACCGGCATCAGCAAAGGCGCCGGGATGATCCGTCCGAACATGGCCACCATGCTCGGCTACATTGCCACCGACGCCAAGGTCGCGCCGCATGTGCTCAAGGACCTGATGCTCGACGGTGCCAACAAGTCGTTCAACCGCATCACCATTGATGGCGATACCTCGACCAACGACTGCTGCATGCTGATCGCTACCGGCAAGGCCGCTGTCGCCGAAGTCACCGAAGCCCGCGGCCCGCTGTTCGAGGCGCTGAAAAAGGCGGTGTTCGAGGTGTGCATGGAGGTGGCCCAGGCCATCGTCCGTGATGGCGAGGGTGCGACCAAGTTCGTCACCGTCGAAGTCAATGGCGGCGGCAACCACCAGGAATGCCTGGATGTTGGCTACGCCGTGGCTCACTCGCCACTGATCAAGACCGCGCTGTTTGCCTCTGACCCTAACTGGGGCCGGATCCTGGCCGCAGTCGGCCGTGCCGGTGTGCCGGACCTGGACGTCAGCCTGATCGACGTGTACCTGGGTGATGTCTGCATCGCCAGCAAGGGCGGTCGCAGTGCCACCTACACTGAAGCCCAGGGCTCGGCAGTGATGGCTGAAGAAGAAATCACCATCCGTATCGAGCTGGGCCGTGGCCAGTGCAGCGAAACCATCTGGACCACCGACCTGTCCCACGAGTACGTGAAAATCAACGCCGAGTACCGTACCTGA
- the secA gene encoding preprotein translocase subunit SecA yields the protein MFAPLLKKLFGSKNEREVKRMLKTVQIVNAFEEQMVALSDEQLRAKTAAFKERLAKGETLDQLLPEAFAVAREAGKRVMGMRHFDVQLIGGMTLHEGMIAEMRTGEGKTLVATLGVYLNALSGKGVHVVTVNDYLARRDANWMRPLYEFLGLTVGVVTPFQPPEEKRAAYAADITYGTNNEFGFDYLRDNMAFSMEEKFQRELNFAVIDEVDSILIDEARTPLIISGQAEDSSKLYIEINKLIPRLKQHIEEVEGEVTQEGHYKIDEKSRQVELNEAGHQFIEEMLAQVGLLAEGESLYSAHNLGLLTHVYAGLRAHKLFHRNVEYIVQDGQVLLIDEHTGRTMPGRRLSEGLHQAIEAKENLNIQAESQTLASTTFQNYFRLYNKLSGMTGTADTEAFEFAQIYNLNVMVIPPNKPLARKDFNDLVYLTADEKYAAIIADIKESMAQGRPVLVGTATIETSEHMSNLLQKEGIDHKVLNAKYHEKEAEIIAQAGRPGALTIATNMAGRGTDILLGGNWEVEVAAMENPTPEQIAQVKADWQKRHQQVIESGGLHVIASERHESRRIDNQLRGRSGRQGDPGSSRFYLSLEDSLMRIFASDRVKNFMKALGMQSGEAIEHRMVTNAIEKAQRKVEGRNFDIRKQLLEFDDVANEQRKVIYHMRNSLLAADNIGDTIAEFRQEVLDATVSQHIPPQSLPEQWDVAGLEAALASDFGVKLPIQQWLDEDDHLYEETLRAKLMEELLAAYNEKEEQASAEALRTFEKQILLRVVDDLWKDHLSTMDHLRHGIHLRGYAQKNPKQEYKRESFSLFQELLDSIKRDTIRVLSHVQVRREDPVEEEARLRREAEELASRMQFQHAAAPGLEQVQEQEEGAEVAVAAAPVRNEQKLGRNELCWCGSGKKFKHCHGQIN from the coding sequence ATGTTTGCGCCTTTGTTAAAAAAACTTTTTGGAAGCAAGAACGAGCGTGAAGTCAAACGCATGCTCAAGACGGTACAGATCGTCAATGCCTTCGAAGAGCAGATGGTGGCTCTCTCTGATGAGCAGCTGCGGGCCAAGACCGCTGCGTTCAAAGAGCGCCTGGCCAAAGGCGAAACCCTCGACCAGCTGTTGCCTGAAGCCTTTGCGGTAGCCCGTGAAGCGGGCAAGCGGGTCATGGGCATGCGTCACTTTGATGTGCAGCTGATCGGCGGCATGACCTTGCACGAAGGCATGATCGCAGAAATGCGCACCGGTGAAGGCAAGACCTTGGTCGCAACCTTGGGCGTATACCTCAATGCCTTGTCGGGCAAGGGTGTGCACGTGGTTACGGTCAACGATTACCTGGCCCGCCGTGACGCCAACTGGATGCGTCCACTGTATGAATTCCTCGGCCTGACCGTCGGCGTCGTCACGCCGTTCCAGCCGCCAGAAGAGAAGCGCGCTGCCTATGCGGCCGACATCACCTACGGCACCAACAACGAATTCGGTTTCGACTACCTGCGCGACAACATGGCGTTCAGCATGGAAGAGAAATTCCAGCGTGAGCTGAATTTCGCCGTGATCGACGAAGTCGACTCCATCCTGATCGACGAAGCGCGGACCCCGCTGATCATCTCCGGCCAGGCCGAAGACAGCTCCAAGCTCTACATCGAGATCAACAAGCTGATCCCGCGCCTCAAGCAGCACATCGAGGAAGTGGAAGGCGAAGTGACCCAAGAGGGCCACTACAAGATCGACGAGAAGAGCCGCCAGGTCGAGCTCAACGAAGCCGGTCACCAGTTCATCGAAGAGATGCTTGCCCAGGTCGGCCTGCTGGCCGAAGGCGAGAGCCTCTACTCGGCGCACAACCTGGGTCTGCTGACCCACGTTTACGCCGGCCTGCGCGCGCACAAGCTGTTCCACCGCAACGTCGAGTACATCGTCCAGGACGGCCAGGTCCTGCTGATCGACGAGCACACCGGTCGTACCATGCCCGGCCGCCGCTTGTCCGAAGGCCTGCACCAGGCCATCGAGGCGAAGGAAAACCTCAATATCCAGGCCGAGAGCCAGACCCTGGCCTCGACCACCTTCCAGAACTACTTCCGTCTGTACAACAAGCTGTCCGGCATGACCGGTACCGCTGACACCGAAGCCTTCGAGTTCGCCCAGATCTATAACCTCAACGTTATGGTCATCCCGCCGAACAAGCCGCTGGCGCGTAAGGACTTCAACGACCTGGTCTACCTGACCGCCGACGAGAAGTACGCCGCGATCATCGCCGACATCAAGGAAAGCATGGCCCAGGGCCGTCCGGTGCTGGTGGGTACTGCCACCATCGAAACGTCCGAGCACATGTCCAACCTGCTTCAGAAGGAAGGCATCGATCACAAGGTACTGAACGCCAAGTACCACGAAAAAGAAGCCGAGATCATTGCCCAGGCCGGTCGTCCGGGCGCGCTGACCATCGCCACCAACATGGCCGGTCGTGGTACCGACATCCTCCTGGGCGGTAACTGGGAAGTCGAAGTCGCTGCCATGGAGAACCCGACGCCTGAGCAGATCGCCCAGGTCAAGGCCGACTGGCAGAAGCGTCACCAGCAGGTGATCGAGTCCGGCGGCCTGCACGTGATCGCCTCCGAGCGTCACGAATCGCGTCGTATCGACAACCAGCTGCGCGGTCGTTCCGGCCGTCAGGGCGACCCGGGTTCCAGCCGCTTCTACCTGTCGCTGGAAGACAGCCTGATGCGCATCTTCGCCTCTGACCGGGTGAAGAACTTCATGAAGGCCCTGGGCATGCAGTCCGGCGAAGCCATCGAGCACCGCATGGTCACCAATGCCATCGAGAAGGCCCAGCGCAAGGTCGAAGGCCGTAACTTCGACATTCGTAAGCAACTGCTCGAATTCGACGACGTGGCCAACGAGCAACGTAAAGTCATCTACCACATGCGTAACAGCCTGCTGGCAGCCGACAACATTGGCGACACCATCGCCGAATTCCGCCAGGAAGTGCTCGACGCCACCGTTTCCCAGCACATCCCGCCGCAATCGCTGCCCGAGCAGTGGGACGTGGCTGGCCTGGAAGCGGCCCTGGCCAGCGATTTCGGCGTCAAGCTGCCGATCCAGCAGTGGCTCGACGAAGACGATCACCTGTACGAAGAAACCCTTCGCGCGAAGCTGATGGAAGAGTTGCTGGCGGCCTACAACGAGAAGGAAGAGCAGGCCAGCGCCGAAGCCCTGCGTACCTTCGAGAAGCAGATCCTGCTGCGTGTAGTGGACGATTTGTGGAAAGACCATCTGTCGACCATGGATCACCTGCGTCACGGTATCCACCTGCGTGGCTACGCCCAGAAGAACCCCAAGCAGGAGTACAAGCGCGAGTCGTTCAGCCTGTTCCAGGAGCTGCTCGATTCGATCAAGCGCGACACCATCCGCGTGCTCTCCCATGTTCAGGTTCGTCGCGAAGATCCGGTCGAAGAAGAAGCCCGCCTGCGCCGCGAAGCCGAAGAGCTGGCATCGCGCATGCAGTTCCAGCACGCTGCAGCACCGGGTCTGGAGCAAGTCCAGGAGCAGGAAGAAGGCGCTGAAGTCGCCGTCGCCGCTGCCCCGGTGCGCAACGAGCAGAAGCTGGGCCGCAACGAGCTGTGCTGGTGTGGTTCGGGCAAGAAGTTCAAGCACTGCCACGGCCAGATCAACTAA
- a CDS encoding DUF721 domain-containing protein has protein sequence MAFRPLPARAPAVLLREARPLKALFSQAQRLAQLQKLLDSQLQPAAREHCHIASWREGTLLLIVTDGHWATRLRYQQKRLQRQLQTLDVFASLTRILFKVQPPTTQSRAAGHTADLSTRAAESIQATAEGISDPKLRAALERLASHARDKSAD, from the coding sequence ATGGCTTTTCGCCCCTTGCCGGCACGCGCCCCAGCCGTTCTGCTGCGCGAAGCACGGCCGCTCAAAGCCCTGTTCAGCCAGGCCCAGCGCCTGGCGCAACTGCAAAAGCTGCTCGACAGCCAATTGCAACCGGCTGCCCGCGAACACTGCCATATCGCCTCCTGGCGCGAAGGCACGCTGCTGCTGATTGTCACCGACGGCCACTGGGCTACCCGCCTGCGCTACCAGCAAAAACGCCTGCAACGCCAGCTGCAGACGCTGGACGTGTTCGCGAGCCTGACCCGCATCCTGTTCAAGGTACAACCGCCGACCACCCAGAGCCGCGCTGCGGGGCACACTGCCGACCTCTCTACCCGCGCCGCCGAAAGCATCCAAGCCACCGCCGAAGGAATCAGTGATCCGAAGCTGCGGGCGGCGCTGGAGCGTCTGGCCAGCCATGCGCGCGACAAGAGCGCTGACTGA
- the lpxC gene encoding UDP-3-O-acyl-N-acetylglucosamine deacetylase, producing MIKQRTLKNIIRATGVGLHSGEKVYLTLKPAPVDTGIVFRRADLDPVVEIPARAANVGETTMSTTLVNGDTKVDTVEHLLSAMAGLGIDNAYVELSASEVPIMDGSAGPFVFLIQSAGLEEQDAAKKFIRILREVTVEDGDKRATFLPFDGFKVSFEIDFDHPVFRNRTQSASVDFSSTSFVKEVSRARTFGFMSDIEYLRKHNLALGGSVENAIVVDKDGVLNEDGLRYEDEFVKHKILDAIGDLYLLGNSLIGEFKGYKSGHALNNQLLRKLIEETDAWEVVTFEDASTAPISYMRPVAAV from the coding sequence ATGATTAAACAACGCACCCTGAAAAATATTATCCGTGCCACAGGTGTCGGCCTGCACTCCGGGGAAAAGGTTTACCTGACCCTCAAACCCGCACCTGTGGATACCGGCATCGTATTTCGCCGTGCCGACCTCGACCCCGTGGTGGAAATTCCTGCCCGCGCGGCGAATGTCGGCGAGACGACCATGTCGACGACTCTGGTCAATGGCGATACCAAGGTAGACACGGTGGAGCACTTGCTCTCGGCCATGGCTGGCCTGGGCATCGATAACGCCTACGTCGAGCTCTCCGCGTCCGAAGTGCCAATCATGGACGGTAGCGCTGGGCCCTTTGTATTCCTGATTCAATCTGCCGGCCTGGAAGAACAGGACGCAGCCAAGAAATTCATCCGCATCCTGCGCGAAGTGACAGTGGAAGACGGCGACAAGCGCGCTACTTTCCTGCCGTTCGACGGATTCAAGGTGAGTTTCGAGATCGACTTCGATCACCCGGTGTTCCGTAACCGGACCCAAAGTGCCAGCGTGGACTTTTCCAGCACCTCGTTCGTGAAGGAAGTCAGCCGCGCCCGGACCTTCGGGTTCATGAGCGATATCGAGTACCTGCGCAAGCACAACCTCGCGCTCGGCGGCAGCGTGGAAAACGCCATCGTGGTCGACAAGGACGGCGTGCTCAATGAAGACGGCCTTCGTTACGAAGACGAATTCGTCAAGCACAAGATCCTCGACGCCATCGGCGACCTCTACCTGCTGGGCAACAGCCTGATTGGCGAGTTCAAGGGCTACAAGTCCGGACACGCGCTGAACAACCAGCTGCTGCGCAAGCTGATCGAGGAAACTGATGCCTGGGAAGTGGTGACATTCGAAGATGCCAGTACGGCACCGATCTCTTACATGCGTCCGGTTGCGGCAGTGTAA
- the ftsZ gene encoding cell division protein FtsZ has product MFELVDNVPQSPVIKVIGVGGGGGNAVNHMVKSNIEGVEFICANTDAQALKNIGARTILQLGTGVTKGLGAGANPEVGRQAALEDRERIAEVLQGTNMVFITTGMGGGTGTGAAPIIAEVAKELGILTVAVVTRPFPFEGRKRMQIADEGIRSLAESVDSLITIPNEKLLTILGKDASLLSAFAKADDVLAGAVRGISDIIKRPGMINVDFADVRTVMSEMGMAMMGTGCASGPNRAREATEAAIRNPLLEDVNLQGARGILVNITAGPDLSLGEYSDVGSIIEAFASDHAMVKVGTVIDPDMRDELHVTVVATGLGAKIEKPVKVIDNTMQTVAMQTAAPAPVRQEQPSVNYRDLERPTVMRNQAHAGAAAAAKLNPQDDLDYLDIPAFLRRQAD; this is encoded by the coding sequence ATGTTCGAGCTCGTAGACAACGTCCCGCAAAGTCCGGTCATCAAAGTGATCGGCGTCGGTGGCGGCGGTGGCAACGCCGTCAATCACATGGTCAAGAGCAACATCGAAGGCGTTGAGTTCATCTGCGCCAACACCGATGCTCAGGCGCTGAAAAACATCGGCGCACGCACCATCCTGCAACTGGGCACCGGCGTGACCAAGGGCCTGGGTGCTGGCGCCAATCCGGAAGTCGGTCGTCAGGCCGCCCTGGAAGACCGCGAGCGCATCGCTGAAGTGCTGCAGGGCACCAACATGGTGTTCATCACCACTGGCATGGGTGGCGGTACCGGTACCGGTGCTGCACCGATCATCGCCGAAGTGGCCAAGGAACTGGGCATCCTCACCGTTGCGGTGGTGACCCGTCCGTTCCCGTTCGAGGGCCGCAAGCGCATGCAGATCGCCGATGAAGGCATCCGCTCGCTGGCAGAGAGCGTTGACTCGCTGATCACCATTCCGAACGAGAAGCTGCTGACCATCCTGGGCAAGGATGCAAGCCTGCTGTCCGCTTTCGCCAAGGCTGACGACGTACTGGCCGGTGCCGTTCGCGGTATCTCCGACATCATCAAGCGTCCGGGCATGATCAACGTCGACTTCGCCGACGTTCGCACCGTGATGAGCGAAATGGGTATGGCCATGATGGGCACTGGCTGCGCCAGCGGTCCGAACCGTGCACGTGAAGCGACCGAGGCAGCCATCCGCAACCCGCTGCTCGAAGACGTCAACCTGCAGGGTGCTCGCGGTATCCTGGTCAACATCACCGCAGGTCCTGACCTGTCGCTGGGTGAGTACTCGGACGTCGGTAGCATCATCGAAGCCTTCGCTTCCGATCACGCCATGGTCAAGGTCGGTACCGTTATCGATCCGGACATGCGCGACGAGTTGCACGTGACTGTGGTTGCCACCGGTCTGGGCGCGAAGATCGAGAAGCCGGTCAAGGTCATCGACAACACCATGCAGACTGTCGCCATGCAGACCGCAGCACCTGCGCCTGTGCGTCAGGAGCAACCGTCGGTGAACTACCGTGACCTGGAGCGTCCGACCGTGATGCGCAACCAGGCGCACGCGGGTGCAGCCGCCGCTGCCAAGCTCAATCCGCAAGACGATCTGGATTACCTGGACATTCCAGCGTTCCTGCGTCGTCAGGCCGATTGA
- the ftsA gene encoding cell division protein FtsA, which produces MANAHSGKMIVGLDIGTSKVVALVGEVAADGTLEIVGIGTHPSRGLKKGVVVNIESTVQSIQRAVEEAQLMAGCRIHSAFVGVAGNHIRSLNSHGIVAIRDREVSTADLERVLDAAQAVAIPADQRVLHTLPQDYVIDNQEGVREPLGMSGVRLEAKVHVVTCAVNAAQNIEKCVRRCGLEIDDIILEQLASAYSVLTDDEKELGVCLVDIGGGTTDIAIFTEGAIRHTAVIPIAGDQVTNDIAMALRTPTQYAEEIKIRYACALAKLAGAGETIKVPSVGDRPPRELSRQALAEVVEPRYDELFTLIQAELRRSGYEDLVPAGIVLTGGTSKMEGAVELAEEIFHMPVRLGVPHSVRGLSDVVRNPIYSTGVGLLTYGLQKQSDGVTLTGNSSSNYGDEPKAPAFERFTRWVKGNF; this is translated from the coding sequence ATGGCAAATGCGCACAGCGGCAAAATGATCGTCGGGCTGGATATCGGCACCTCCAAGGTAGTGGCGCTGGTAGGCGAAGTCGCCGCCGACGGCACCCTGGAAATCGTCGGTATCGGCACCCACCCGTCACGCGGGCTGAAGAAGGGCGTGGTGGTCAATATCGAGTCGACCGTGCAGTCGATCCAGCGCGCGGTGGAAGAAGCCCAGCTGATGGCCGGCTGCCGGATCCACTCCGCCTTCGTTGGTGTGGCCGGCAATCACATCCGCAGCCTGAACTCCCACGGCATCGTCGCCATTCGCGACCGTGAAGTCAGCACTGCCGACCTCGAGCGTGTGCTCGACGCCGCCCAGGCTGTTGCCATTCCGGCCGACCAGCGCGTGCTGCACACCCTGCCGCAGGACTACGTGATCGACAACCAGGAAGGCGTGCGCGAGCCACTGGGGATGTCGGGCGTTCGTCTGGAGGCCAAGGTCCATGTGGTTACCTGCGCCGTCAATGCCGCGCAGAACATCGAGAAGTGCGTACGCCGCTGCGGCCTGGAAATCGACGACATCATCCTCGAGCAGCTGGCCTCGGCCTACTCGGTACTGACCGATGACGAGAAAGAGCTGGGCGTGTGCCTGGTGGACATTGGCGGCGGTACCACCGACATTGCCATCTTCACCGAAGGCGCCATCCGCCACACCGCCGTGATCCCGATTGCCGGCGACCAGGTGACCAACGACATCGCTATGGCCTTGCGCACCCCGACCCAGTACGCAGAAGAGATCAAGATCCGCTACGCCTGCGCCCTGGCCAAACTGGCCGGTGCTGGCGAAACCATCAAGGTGCCGAGCGTTGGCGATCGTCCGCCGCGCGAGCTGTCGCGCCAGGCCCTGGCCGAGGTGGTCGAGCCGCGTTACGACGAGCTGTTCACCCTGATCCAGGCCGAACTGCGTCGCAGCGGCTACGAGGACCTGGTGCCTGCTGGCATCGTCCTGACCGGCGGTACCTCGAAGATGGAAGGTGCGGTAGAGCTGGCCGAAGAGATTTTCCACATGCCGGTACGCCTGGGCGTACCGCATAGCGTTCGGGGTCTGAGCGACGTCGTGCGTAACCCGATTTATTCCACCGGCGTGGGCCTTCTGACCTACGGCCTGCAAAAGCAGTCCGACGGCGTGACCCTGACCGGCAACAGCAGCAGCAACTATGGCGATGAACCCAAGGCACCAGCGTTCGAGCGTTTCACTCGCTGGGTCAAAGGCAACTTTTAA
- a CDS encoding cell division protein FtsQ/DivIB, whose product MQGAMLRHQQPATGRSKPVPRGASRMVAKEPLSARLPKANFSVFKRLLWPVLLVAAGFAAYEGAQRLMPYADRPITKIAVQGDLSYISQQAVQQRIAPYVAASFFTVDLASMRAELEQMPWIAHAEVRRVWPDEVVIRLEEQLPVARWGEEALLNNQGQAFTPRELANYEHLPQLFGPQRAQQQVMQQYQVLSQMLRPMGFSIARLELRERGSWFLTTGAGSAGPGVELLLGRDHLVEKMRRFIAIYDKTLKEQITNIARIDLRYANGLAVGWRETIAPTTAQPAVAKN is encoded by the coding sequence ATGCAAGGCGCGATGTTACGTCATCAGCAACCCGCCACCGGCCGTAGCAAGCCGGTGCCGCGCGGTGCCAGCCGGATGGTGGCCAAGGAGCCACTGTCGGCGCGCCTGCCCAAGGCCAACTTCAGCGTCTTCAAGCGTCTGCTGTGGCCGGTGCTGTTGGTGGCCGCAGGTTTTGCCGCCTATGAGGGCGCGCAACGCCTGATGCCCTATGCCGACCGTCCAATCACCAAGATTGCCGTGCAGGGCGACCTGAGCTACATCAGCCAGCAGGCGGTGCAGCAGCGAATCGCCCCGTATGTGGCGGCCAGCTTCTTTACCGTCGACCTGGCCAGCATGCGCGCAGAACTGGAGCAGATGCCCTGGATCGCCCATGCCGAGGTACGCCGGGTGTGGCCGGACGAAGTGGTGATCCGCCTGGAAGAACAGTTGCCGGTGGCGCGCTGGGGCGAGGAGGCCTTGCTGAACAACCAGGGCCAGGCCTTCACCCCGCGCGAGCTGGCCAACTATGAGCACCTGCCGCAGCTGTTCGGGCCGCAGCGGGCGCAGCAACAAGTGATGCAGCAGTATCAGGTACTGAGCCAGATGTTGCGGCCAATGGGCTTTTCGATTGCCCGACTGGAGTTGCGTGAACGCGGCAGCTGGTTCCTGACCACTGGCGCCGGTAGCGCAGGGCCTGGTGTCGAACTGCTGTTGGGACGCGATCATCTGGTGGAAAAGATGCGCCGTTTCATTGCCATTTACGACAAGACACTCAAAGAACAGATCACGAACATCGCCCGCATCGATCTGCGCTACGCCAACGGCCTGGCTGTTGGCTGGCGGGAAACGATTGCACCGACGACGGCCCAACCCGCCGTTGCGAAGAATTAG